The genomic segment CCGGGCAGCGTCGGGGCCGGAGACCCGGTCGAGGTGGTGCACCGGCCCGGCCACGACGTGACGGTGGCGCTGGTGTTCCGGGCCGTCACGCTGGAGACGGAACTGCTGCCCCGCCTGCTGGTCGCCGACGCGCTGCCCGAGGAGGACATGGCGCGGATCCGCCGCCGCTTGACCTGAACCGCACTTCAGGTCGGACGCTTGCCGGCGTGCTGAACTCCGTACTCGACGAGGCGTACGAGCGCGTACGCCACACCGGTCCCGAGCGCGACGGGTGGCTGTCCAGCCACGTGCCGATGGCGGCGGAGGCCCTGGTGCGCCACGGCCACGGGCAGGCGGTGCACCGCTGGATCGACGCGTACGCCGACCGGCTGGAGGAACGCCCGCGTGGCATCCGGCGCATCGCCGCCGACGAGTGGCGCGACCCGCTCGGCGACCCGGTGCGCACCGGCGACTGGCTCGACCTCTTCGACCGCGAGCTGGCCGGCGAGCCGTGGCGCGACGTGCTGACCCGCTGGTGGCCGCGCCTGCTGCCGGGCATCGCCGCCGGCGCCACGCACGGTGTCATCCGGGTCGGCCACGCCGTCCGCGCGCTGCTCGACGCCGAGACCGGACCACGGGTGACCGAACTCGGCCAGGGGCTCGCCTACTGGGCCGCCCGCTGGCAGCCGCTCGCCCCGCCCGGCACCGGGGCGTACCCAGCAACCGACGCCCGATCCGCGCTCGACGCCGTGCCCCGCGTACCCGATCAGCGGTTCGGCATCCGGTCCCGCCTGGCGCAGCTCGCCGACCTGGACCGGTGGCCGGCCGTCGCGGCCGCCGTACCAGGCGACGCCGCCGCCGACGTGCCCGCCCGGCTCGCCGCCGTCGTCGACGCCGCGGTGCTCCGGCACGGCACGCACGGGTACGCCGCCTCGGTCATGCTCGTGCACGCCGCCACCGCGCCGAACGCCGTCCTGCGTACCCTGCGCGCGCTGCCGCCGGCGCTGTGGCAGCCGAGCCTGGCCGCCGCCTGGGCGGCGACCGCCGCCGTCACCGCCGCCTACGCCCCGGCCGAGGCCCGGTCCCTCCCGCCGGCCGCCGGGCCGGAACTCGACGAGGCCATGGCGCGGGCGCTGGACACCGGGGACGCGCACGCGATCAAATTCGTCGACACCCTGAGCGATGCGTACGCCCGCAGCGGTGACCCGGCCCTGCTTGCCGTGGCCGCCCGATCCGTCGAGCAGATCGCCGCCGACTGACGGCCTCGGCTCGGTACCACCGACACCTGGAGGGTCGATGACACCCGACGACGAAGCGTTCCTGCGCCGCGCCGTGGAACTCGCCGACCGGGCGGGCGCGTCCGGCGAGCGGCCGTTCGCGTCGCTGCTCGTCGGCGCGGACGGCACGGTCCTGATCGAGGACCACAACACGGTGGTCTCCGACCGGGACGTCACCGCGCACCCGGAGCTGAAACTGGCCCGCTGGGCCGCCCGGCAGCTCGCCCCCGAGGCGGCGGTCGCGACCACCATGTACACCAGCTGCCAGCCCTGCCCGATGTGCACTGTGGCGATCAACGCATCAGGCCTCGGCCGGGTCGTGTACGCGTTGTCCACCGAGCAGTTCGAGCAGGTCAAGCCCGCGACGCCCGCGCCGCGTCCGGTGCGGTACGACGGGCCGGCGCTGTTCGACGAGGCGCGGCGGCCGATCGAGGACCACTACTAGGCCATCGGCCCGCTTCTCCGACTGAGCGCCGAGATCGCCTCCGCTGCGGGGCGCCGCGTGTGGCGTGCGACGCCTACGCTGTGCCGCACGGCGACAGGGGGTGGGCCGGTGGGGCGTCGGCTGGGGTACGTCGCGATGGCGCTGCTCGGCGCGCTGCTGTTCGGCACGGCCGGCCTGGCCGTCGGGTCCTGGTACGGCGGCCGGGGCGCCCTATCGCTGAGCCCTGAGGCAGCTCGGAGCGCGGCCGGCGAACTGCTCCCCGGTGTCGAGCCGAGCGGCTCGACGACCGTGCGCGGCTACCGGTACGGCGTCTTCCTGGCCGCCGACGACCTCGGCGGTAACCGGGCCGAGTTCCAGTACGGCGACGGCCCCGACTGCACGTTGTCGGAGCGGATGCGGGGTGCCGCCGAGACGGGCGGGTGGCGGGAACTCCGTCGGGTGCCGGGAGCATCGTGCGACGGCTGGCGGGCCGAGCGAGACGGTATGACGGTCACCCTCACGCATCCGGCATACGGGTCGAGGCTGAGCATCACGCAGAGCGCTCCCGGAGGGTTCCGCATCGCCACCATCACCGGCACCCTGCTCGGCGTCGCCGCCGGTGCGGCGCTGTTCTGGGCGGCGGCGCGGAGTCGCCGGCCGGTACCCCTGGTGGTCGGCACGCTGGTGACCGTCGGCCTGTTCCCGGCAGCCGTCGTCACCTGGGCGGACCTGGCCGTGCACCGGCTCGCCGAGCCGGTGTGGCCCGTCTGGCGCGGGCTCGCTCCGGTGCTGGTGCCGTTCTGGCTGGTGCTCCTTCTGATCGGCGTGATCGTCCTCGCGAGGCGACCGGATCCGGCAGTGCCCGCCACCGACGCGGTCGCGGCTGGCCGTGCCGGCTGATCAGTGGACGCACAACTCGTCGTACGGCACGCAGTCCCACAGGGTGTTCGCACGCTCGCGGACGACCGCGAACACCGGCCGGGACAGCACGACGTCGCCCGTCCGCTGGACGCGCATGACGATCCCCAGGTCGTCGGAGGCCGGATCGCCTTCCGGGGCGTACTGCGGCGCGATGCCGCGCGCCAGCACGTAGCTCAGGAACTGCTCCTCCAGCCGGGACGGCACGCGTCCGACCAGGCTGATCCCGTCCAGCGTCACCTGTGGGCCGTACCGCGCATCGACGACTACGCAGAACAGGCCCTCTGACCTGCCGAAATAAGCCGTGACCGCCGTGGCGTGGGCAGCGACGCCCGCGTTGCGGAACTCCGCCTTCGTCGGCCGGTCGAAGTCGCGGTGTGCGACGGAAACCGATGCGGCGAACCCGGGCAGCGCCTCGGCGGCCTCGTCGTGGCTCATTCCGAACCGCAGAGGTCCCACGCCGGCTCCCGGCGTGTACGTCCACTGCTCCCGCTCGGCCTCGGTCAGGACATGCCAGGGGTTCGTCATGAGGCAGGCGCTTCCATCTCGTTCGTGGCCGCGGGGTTCGTGCTCGGCCCGGCTCGCCACCAGCGGGTGCCGATGGGTCTTCGGTTGTTCGTCCATTCTCCGGACGCGTTGCGCCGAAGCCCGGAAGCGGTCCGGGAAGTGGAGGACAGCCGCGGGACGCGGGCTAGCCTGACCGCCGTGACAACGATCGAGCAGTTGGAACGGGACGTCTGGCCGGACCCCGGCCGGGAGGCCACGTCTCTCGTGAGGCGCTGCTCGGAGCTACGACGCAAGCCGCTGGCCGAGTTCACCGTGGAAGACCTGCGCATCATGCTCGGGCAGGGGAGCGGCGTGTCGGCGCTGCTGCCTCTCGCGGTACAGGTCCTGCTCCGCGATCCGTTGGCCGAGGGCGACTACTACCCGGGTGACCTGCTCGCCAACGTGCTGCGGCTACCCGACTCGGCGTGGTCGGGCCTGCGAACGGAACGGGAGCGGCTGCGGTCGGTTCTGGCGGAGCTCGTCGCCGGTCGCCCGTCCTCCGACGCCGGTCCGGACCCTCGTGACCCGGACCAGCGTCTTCGCGGCGCCATCAGGCAGTTTCTCGGCGATGAGAGCGGAGTTCCAGCTAGTGGGTACGCCAGTCCATGGCGTCGAGCAGGACCTCTACCAGGGCCGACCGATTCGCCGCGCCGATCTCGTCCAGCGCCCGGTGCATGACGTTCCCGGCGTCCTCGGGCAGTTCCTGCGGACCGAGCATCGGCAGCATCAGGATGAGCCGCTGCGCCCAGGTCAGCCGCTCGTCCGGCAGTGCCGCCGCGGCGAGCAGTTCCGCCCAGGTCATCGCGGACGTGAACCCGTGGCCCTCGACCGAGGCGACAACCTTCGCCGGCCGCCCCGGCCGATCCTCCACGAAGTCGAGTCCCGCCTCGTCCTCCAGGTTGCGGTAGACGATCCGAAGCCACACCTCTCCGTCGAGCCGCACCGAGACCGCCGGCCAGCGCTCCGGGTCGTTGAGGACGTCACACATCGCGTCGTAGTCGGCGGCCTGCACTCCGAAGGCGGCCTCCGACTCCCGGTGGGCGCCGAGCGGTCCGGACAGGAAGTGCAACCAGAAGGCGGGGTATCCGACCACGCCGTCTGCCGCATGGACGGTCGCGTCGCACTCGACGTCGTAGCCGGGCGGGGACATGGTGGTATAGCCGGGGATCGTGAAGGCGGGTCCGAGGGCCGGCGACATGGCCCGGATTCAACACGACACCGGACCGAGACCGTACGCCCAGCAGAGGACAGACATTGCAGCCGATGACCTTCAGCCACACGATCTCCGCACCGCCGGAGAAGGTGTGGCGGTGCCTCGCCGACGTCGCGCGGTATCCGGCGCTGCTGACCAAGGTCGACGCGACTGAGCTGCTCCACAGCCAGGCGTTCGGAACGGGCACGAGGTGGCGGGAGACCCGCAGGCCGTACGGCTGGCCCGTCACCGTGGAACTCCGCGTGACCGACTGCCGGCCCCCGTTCCGCTACGTCGTCGAGTGCTTCGCGGGCGGGCACAGTGTGACCGAGTACCGGCTGGTTCCCGGTGCCGCGGCTGGCACCACCGACCTCCAGCTCACCTACACCTTGACCGGTGGCTCACCGATCCATCGGATCAGCCGGGTCATCGCCCGTCGACGGTTCCTCACCTGCATCAGGGAGAACAACGTCCAGGACCTGCTCGACATCGAGCGAGCATGCGGGGCCAATGCGTGAGGACGCAGGCAGGTGGCAGGAGCCTCGTACGGTCGACGGGGTGTTGTTCGAACCGGTGACCGCGGAGTTCTCGTTCCTCGACGACGGGAACGAGCTGGTCGGCGACGTCGTCCGGCCGCCCTGGCCGGGGCCGTACCCGGCGGTGGTCTTCGTCGAGGGTTCCGGGCCGGGCGGTCGCGACCAGGGGGCGTGGCAGACGAGGCTGGCCGCAGCCGGCTTCGCGAGTCTCGCCTACGACAAGCCCGGTTCCGGTGCGTCGACGGGTGACTGGACCCGTCAGACCATGGCCGACCGCGCCGCCGAGACCGTGGCCGCGGTCCGGGCCGTGCGGAGCCGCGAGGACGTGCTGTCCGGCGCGGTCGCGCTGATCGGCGGTAGCCAGGGCGGCTGGGTGGCTCACCTCGCTGCGGCAGCGGACCACCGGATCGCGGCGGTGGTGACGGTGTCGGGGCCGGGCGTGAGCGTACGGGACCAGGAGGAGTACCGGCTCCGCCACCAACTCGCTGCGGAGGGCTTCGGCGGCGCCGACATCCAGCAAGCGCTTCTCCTGCTACGCGACCAGATCCGGCGGGTCCGGTCGGGCGACGACCCGGCGCGCGTGCACGCCGCGCAGGCGCACTGGCACGGCGCTCCCTGGTATCCGATGCTCGCCGGGACGACACCCGAGTCCATCGCGTTCATCGCGGGCATCGCGGACTACGACCCCGCCCCGGCACTGGCGGCTCTGCGCTGCCCGCTGCTGGCGATCTTCGGCGCGGACGACCTGCTCGTGCCGGTGGAGGCGAGCGTGCGCGCCATCAGCGGCACCCTCGACGGCGCACGCCACGCCGATCACACGACTGTGGTCTTCCCCGGTGCCGACCACAGCATCCGCGTCTACACGGGGGAAGGGCCCGCGCAGGTCAGGGAGGGGCGCTACACCCCTGCCGAGCGAGCGCCGGGCTTCGACGAACTCGTCGTCACCTGGCTGCAGCGCCGCCTGCAGGCGACCGACCTGGGGTACGCGGCGCGCTGATCGCGGCATGGGCGGGTGCTCACGCGGGGAACCACCTCCACTGCCCCTCGGAGACGACCTCGACGGCGCCGTCGGTCACCTTGATGGCCGTCTGGTCGTCGATCGCGTACGCCGGACCGGCGATCTCGGCCGCCCACTTCTCGGCAGACGCCATGGTGTTGTCCGGTTCGAGGCCCAGGTGCGGGAAGATCGAGAAGTCGACGAGCCCGAGCGTGCGGTCGTCGGGTGCGGACTGCCACTCGACGAATTCCGTACCGATCCGGGGGGTGAGCACCATGCTGCCGGCGCTCAGCCCGACCCAGACGGTGTCCCGCAGCGACGGCAGGAGGTCCGCCAGCCCGGACTGCCGCATCCAGTGGCACAGGTACGTCGCGTCGCCACCGTGCACGAGCAGGACGTCGGCCTCCCGGACCCAGGGGACCCAGTGCTCCTGGCCGATGCTGGGTAGCGCTGACAGTTCGAGTACGCCCAGCGACTTCCAGCCGAGACCGCTCATGGGCAGCGGCGTCTGACCGGTGATGAAGCGCCAGGCCGAGGCCGGTCCGCCCATCGGGTACGCCGCAGTGGGGATGCAGAGGGCGCTGGATTCAGCGATCGGCTTGCCCAGCAGGTCGACCAGCGCATCGTTGATGCTCGGGTTCTGGACGCCTGCGGATGTGAGGAGAAGTTTCACGCTTGCCTCCTGCGCGTAGCGGTCATGATGCTCTGCCCGGTGTCCGGAGATCGGTGCACAGGAATGCTGACCGGACGCGGTAACGAAACTCATCGCGATCCCGGCTGTACGGCCGGTCGATGCTGGCCGGGGAGAGCCCTAGGCTGACGCCATGCCGGCGGAGCACGAAGTGATCGACCTGGACGAACGCGATCACCGGCCGGCGGATTCGGACGGCGCTGTTCCTGGTCGCCGCGTGTCCGGACGAACGATGAACGTACGGCTCGTTGCTGCCTTCGTGATCGGCGCTGTGCTCGGCGGTGTCGGTGTGAGCGAGCTGCGAGTCTCGCGGGACGAGCGGGAGCGGAATGCCTCGGTCGCGCTCGTGGCCCTACCTCAAGACAGAGTCAGCGGGGGTTCGGGTACGGAAGCCCTGGGCGTCGTCCAGCTGAACGGACAGCTCGCGGTGATCAACACGGGACCCGCGCCGATCACTGTCGGTGCGGCTGTCGGTCAACGACCGGGCATCCAGGTCCGTGACACCGGCCAGTCGAGGCTGCTACGACCTGGCGGTACCGGCTGGATCGATGTCGAGGTGCGCGTCGAGTGCGCTAGTTCCACCGCGTTCGAGAGCGAGCCGTTGTCGATACGGTTCTCGGTCGAGACCGCCGACCGGCAGGCCAGAGAGGTCAGCTACCCCGTCGCCGTGAAAGGAAGCGCCTGGGAGCGGGAGGCGGAGATGCCGTGCGCGTACCTCAGTCACTCGGGGAGACGCGGCGGCTAGCGCAGGGGTCACAGCACCATGCGGGCGGCCCTGCTCCATCAGCACACCATCGGCGAGCGCGACCATGAGATCGCCTCGGCGCTGCATCACCGGATCGCCGGGGCGGGCTGACATCGCCGGTGAACGGCGCAAGATCGAAAATGGGGGAGGAATGCGATGGCCCAGGTGCCGCGATCATGCGGTCTGCCTGGGCCTTCGTTGGTGGAGCGGGCGACGGGAATCGAACCCGCACCGTCAGTTTGGAAGATCGTGCTCAGCCGGTCGTGATGCCCGAAACGCCTGGTCCCAACGGTCGAGCCAGTTGCCCCTCGTGCCCGCTCATGACCGCTGCGCGCCCCGGCTACTGGCCCATGGATGGCCCATGATGGCCTTGGGAGACACCATCATGTAACGCCCCCCGATATAGCTTCGCGTCCGATATATTGCGGGCATGGACACACCGCTACGTGAGCCGACCTTCTTGATCCTGACCGCGCTGGCGAAGGAGCCGATGCACGGCTACGGGTTGATCGGCGAGGTTGCCGTTCTTTCCGATGGCAGAGTTTCACTGCGTCCAGGCACCCTCTACGGGGCGCTTGACCGGCTGGTCGACGCCGGCCTGGTGGAGGTCGACCGGGAGGAGGTCGTGAACGGTCGAGCGCGTCGCTACTACCGCCTCTCGCCAGCCGGCGACGCCACTTTGGCGGAGGAGACGGACCGGCTGCGGCGCAACGTCGAGGCGGCCACGACGCGGCTTCGCGCGCGAGCCCGCACCGGCCGGTCGCTCACTGCGCGTACCGCCGGAGGCTTGGCGTGACCAACTTGGAACGCAGGTACCTGCGCCTGCTGAATGTGTACCCCTCGGACTATCGCCGGGCGCGTGGGGCCGAGATCGTGGGAACGTGCCTTGACCTGGCCAAGCCTGGCCAACGCTGGCCCTCACCTGGCGACATCACGGATCTCGTGCGCGGCGGCGTCCGTCAGCGGCTGCGCGCCGCCGGCCTCATTGATCTCGTTCCCGGGGTGCATCTCGCCTCGGTCGTGGCATTGCTCGCTGCTACCGCCTTTGCGGCCATCTGGTGGGTGGCGGAACTGCGTCCCGTGGCGCCCGTTGGGGACCACCCGCACATGAGTCCCTTCGCCTCACTCGGGTTCATTGCGTGGACCGCCTGGCTGGTCGCCGCGATCGCCGCAACCGTCTCCCCGGGCCGGACGACGCGAGTCGCGGTAGCCGTAGCTCTTGCGCTCACGATCGCGGCAGTGCCACTGAGCGCGTTGACCGGCCTGTCCAGGCCACCGCTGTTCATCCTGCTGCCGCAAGTCACTCTTGGCGCGCTAGCGCTCCTCCTGCCGGAGGGGTCTTTGACCCTCATTCGGGTTGGAGTACCACTCGCGGCGGTAGGCGCAGGTGGGACAGCGGCTTACCTGATCCTGCATGACGCGTTCGATGGGTACTACGCCGCCAGTACCGCCCGGTTTCTACCGGCCGCCGGTGGGCTTCTGCTGGCTGTCGCTCTGCTACTGGCTCTCGGCCCGGCCCTCCATCGTGACAACCGCGGCGTCTGGGCCTCGCTGGTGTTACTTACTCCGGTCGCTCAGCTCTCGCTGCACAAACTGGCTGGAAGTGTGAGCCCGTGGCGGGGCTCCCCAAGTGTGGAGTTCAGCGCCCTCGCCACGTACGCAGTCCTCGTGAGCCTGCTCGGCCCGGTCCTTCTCACGCTGGTGGTCGTCGCTCGCCAACGGCCGGGTGGTAACGGCGAAAGAGGCGGGCATCGCGGCAATCGCGGAAGCATTCGCCGACACATGTTTCGGATCTAGCCCCAAGCCAAGGTCAGCCAGGCTGGCACCAGTCGGTCGCTTCGTTCGTCAACGGGGGTGGGCGAAGCAATCCGGCGGGCTGGCAGTCGGAAACTGATCAGGCGCCGCACAAGCGTCTAGGCGGGGCCAGAAGGCGGGTCTCCTCGTCGGGCAGTCGTCAGACCGTCCAGCCTCCCCAGGCCGGGACAAGGTGGAGCGCCCTACTGGACGTACGACCTTGGCCCGGCCTGGGGAGGCTGGTAGCCCTTGTGGTGCCCGGCGAGGTGATCCGCTCCCGGCCGATCTCTGAGGAGGGTCGGGGTTCGGGGCGGAGCCCCGAGGTCTTCAAGCTCTTGCATCTCGTAAGCGTGGCCGGCCGGCCCGGCCGATGCCGGCCGGAGGTCGCCAGCAGGCCGGGGCCGGGCCGGCGCGGCCCGCTTGCGGGCCGCCTTGACCGCCGTCGACGCTGACGCCCTGGTCTTCACCGGCGACAAGGGCGCGCTGCTGCGATCCGGCAACTTCGGCCGTGCGGCCAAGTGGACGCGGACGGTCGAAGCGCTCGGGCTGCCCGGCTTCCACTTCCATGACCTCCGCCATACCGGCAACACCCTCGCCGCAGCCTCTGGCGCGAGCACTCGCGAGCTAATGCAGCGAATGGGACACGCCAGCATGCGGGCGGCGTTGATCTACCAGCACGCAACCAGCGAGCGGGACCGCGAGATCGCCTCGGCCATGGACCAGCGGATCGCCCGGCAGACCCGGCGCAAGGGCGGCCAGAGCAGCTAATGGCCCACGGATGGCCCGCAAGATCGGAGCGGGGGAGTGGCCGACCGGCCCAGGATCGGGGGACGCAGCCTCTGACCTGGGCCGGAGGCTGTTGGAGCGGGCGACGGGAATCGAACCCGCACCGTCAGTTTGGAAGACTGAAGCTCTGCCATTGAGCTACGCCCGCGAGCGCCCCACCACAGCAGGGCGCGCCGACAGCGTACCCAATGAACCACGGCCACCGCGCAGCGCGTACCCGGAGGTTCCCGCCGACCTTCAAGATCCATGCCACTTCGGCGAGGTGGCGCCATCCCGGGCCCTCGGACCCAGCCACTTCCCCGAACTGGCGCCTGGCGCCGCCCAGCCGCCCGCCCGGCGCCGCCCAGCCGCCCGCCCGGCGGCGCCCGGCCGCGCCCGGCGGCCGCCGCGCCGTGCCCCGTCACCCGCGCGGGTGGCCGGACGGCATACACTCTTCGTCGCCACCGGGGTGTGGCGCAGCTTGGTAGCGCACTCGCTTTGGGAGCGAGGGGCCGTGGGTTCAAATCCCGCCACCCCGACTGTCGTTCGCGACCGGATCGTCCCGGGAACCGCCGGTTTTTTCCGCGCGGTGCCCGGGCCCTGCCGATGCCGTCGGCCGGCTCGCCTACACTCGATGCGCGCAATCACGCCCCAGAACCAACACCCAGATCCGTCAAGGAGTACGCCTGTGAAGAGCACCGTCGAGACTCTGAGCCCGACGCGCGTGCGGCTCGCCATCGAGGTGCCGTTCGTCGAGCTCGAGCCGAGCCTCAAGAAGGCGTACCGGGAGATCGGCCAGCAGGTCCAGGTTCCCGGCTTCCGCCGGGGCAAGGTCCCCAGCGCGGTGATCGACCAGCGGGTGGGCCGGGGGACCGTCCTCAACGAGGCGATCCAGGAGGCCATCCCGCAGAACATCCTCGCCGCGGTCCGGGAGCACGACCTGAAGACGCTCGGCCGTCCCGAGGTCGACATCACGGAGTTCAACGACGGCGACTCGCTCAACTTCACCGCCGAGGTGGACGTCCGGCCGGAGATCACCCTGCCGGACCCGGCCACCATCGAGGTGACCGTCGACGAGATCCAGATCGCCGACAGCGAGATCGACGAGCAGATCAACAGCCTGCGCGAGCGGTTCGCCACGCTGAAGACCGTCGAGCGGGCCGCCCAGGAGGGCGACTTCGTGCAGATCGACCTGAACGCCACTGTCGACGGCGAGGAGGTCCCGGGCGGTTCGGCGAGCAACATCTCGCACGAGGTGGGCAGCAAGCAGCTCCTGCCGGGTCTGGACGAGGCGCTGGTCGGCCTGGCCGCCGGCGACAGCACCACCTTCACCACGCAGCTCGTCGGCGGCGACTACGCCGGCCGCGACGCCGACGTGGCGGTGACCGTCCGCACGGTCAAGGAGAAGGAGCTCCCCGAGCTCAACGACGACTTCGCGCAGATGGCCAGCGAGTTCGACACCATCGACGAGCTGCGCGGCGACCTGCGGGAGCGGGTCACCCGGGGCAAGCAGGTCGAGCAGATCTACGCCGCCCGTGACAAGGCCCTGGAGCAGATGGTGGCCGCCGCCGAGGTGCCGGCGCCCGAGGGCGTCGTCAAGGAGGAGGTCGAGAGCCGCAAGGCCGCGATGGTCGACCAGCTCGAGCGCATCGGCGCCTCCCTGGAGGAATACCTCGCGGCGGAGGAGAAGACCGAGGAGCAGATCGACACCGAGCTGACCGAGGCGGCGACCGACGGCGTCAAGATCCAGCTCCTGCTCGACACGCTGGCCGACGCCGAGGACGTGCAGGTCTCCGACGACGAGTTCGGTCACGAGATCGTGCACCGGGCGCAGCGCGCCGGCATGGCCCCGCAGCAGTACTACGACCAGCTGGTCCGCTCCGGCGCCGCCGCGGCCGTCTTCGGCGACGTCCGCCGGGGCAAGGCGCTCGCCGCGGTGATGGAGAAGATCAAGATCAAGGACTCGGCGGGCAACGAGGTCTCCCTCGACGCGCTGCGGGCCCAGAACGAGGCCGAGCACGACCACCAGCACTGATCATCGGGGGTCTCGGCCGCCGTCCCGCGCTGCGCGCCGGGAGGCGGCCGAAACCCTTTCCGGGGTACGCCGTGCGGGTGACTGCGCTGAGAGCGAACAGTGCCCCGACCGGGAGTACGCCTCCCGGCTGAGCGGTTAGTGTCGGGTAGGACGGTACGGAGAGCGAAGGGCTGCCATGACCGACATGCACATCCCCAAGAAGTCGCTCCGGGTGAACGAGGCCCGCGGTGGCGACTCCATTGGCAACCTCGACGACTCGGTCTACAACCGGTTGCTCAAGGAACGGATCATCTTCCTGGGCAGTGAGGTGAACGACCAGGTGGCCAACCGCATCTGCGCGCAGCTCCTGCTGCTCGCCGCGGAGGACCCGGACCGCGACATCTTCCTCTGGATCAACTCGCCGGGTGGCTCGGTCTACTCCGGCATGGCGATCTACGACACCATGCAGTACATCGACAACGACGTCTCGACAGTGGCGATGGGCATGGCGGCCTCGATGGGCCAGCTTCTGCTCTGC from the Micromonospora sp. WMMA1947 genome contains:
- a CDS encoding questin oxidase family protein gives rise to the protein MLNSVLDEAYERVRHTGPERDGWLSSHVPMAAEALVRHGHGQAVHRWIDAYADRLEERPRGIRRIAADEWRDPLGDPVRTGDWLDLFDRELAGEPWRDVLTRWWPRLLPGIAAGATHGVIRVGHAVRALLDAETGPRVTELGQGLAYWAARWQPLAPPGTGAYPATDARSALDAVPRVPDQRFGIRSRLAQLADLDRWPAVAAAVPGDAAADVPARLAAVVDAAVLRHGTHGYAASVMLVHAATAPNAVLRTLRALPPALWQPSLAAAWAATAAVTAAYAPAEARSLPPAAGPELDEAMARALDTGDAHAIKFVDTLSDAYARSGDPALLAVAARSVEQIAAD
- a CDS encoding nucleoside deaminase — encoded protein: MTPDDEAFLRRAVELADRAGASGERPFASLLVGADGTVLIEDHNTVVSDRDVTAHPELKLARWAARQLAPEAAVATTMYTSCQPCPMCTVAINASGLGRVVYALSTEQFEQVKPATPAPRPVRYDGPALFDEARRPIEDHY
- a CDS encoding contact-dependent growth inhibition system immunity protein, yielding MGLRLFVHSPDALRRSPEAVREVEDSRGTRASLTAVTTIEQLERDVWPDPGREATSLVRRCSELRRKPLAEFTVEDLRIMLGQGSGVSALLPLAVQVLLRDPLAEGDYYPGDLLANVLRLPDSAWSGLRTERERLRSVLAELVAGRPSSDAGPDPRDPDQRLRGAIRQFLGDESGVPASGYASPWRRAGPLPGPTDSPRRSRPAPGA
- a CDS encoding SRPBCC family protein produces the protein MTFSHTISAPPEKVWRCLADVARYPALLTKVDATELLHSQAFGTGTRWRETRRPYGWPVTVELRVTDCRPPFRYVVECFAGGHSVTEYRLVPGAAAGTTDLQLTYTLTGGSPIHRISRVIARRRFLTCIRENNVQDLLDIERACGANA
- a CDS encoding alpha/beta hydrolase; the encoded protein is MLFEPVTAEFSFLDDGNELVGDVVRPPWPGPYPAVVFVEGSGPGGRDQGAWQTRLAAAGFASLAYDKPGSGASTGDWTRQTMADRAAETVAAVRAVRSREDVLSGAVALIGGSQGGWVAHLAAAADHRIAAVVTVSGPGVSVRDQEEYRLRHQLAAEGFGGADIQQALLLLRDQIRRVRSGDDPARVHAAQAHWHGAPWYPMLAGTTPESIAFIAGIADYDPAPALAALRCPLLAIFGADDLLVPVEASVRAISGTLDGARHADHTTVVFPGADHSIRVYTGEGPAQVREGRYTPAERAPGFDELVVTWLQRRLQATDLGYAAR
- a CDS encoding Type 1 glutamine amidotransferase-like domain-containing protein, with amino-acid sequence MKLLLTSAGVQNPSINDALVDLLGKPIAESSALCIPTAAYPMGGPASAWRFITGQTPLPMSGLGWKSLGVLELSALPSIGQEHWVPWVREADVLLVHGGDATYLCHWMRQSGLADLLPSLRDTVWVGLSAGSMVLTPRIGTEFVEWQSAPDDRTLGLVDFSIFPHLGLEPDNTMASAEKWAAEIAGPAYAIDDQTAIKVTDGAVEVVSEGQWRWFPA
- a CDS encoding helix-turn-helix transcriptional regulator, whose amino-acid sequence is MDTPLREPTFLILTALAKEPMHGYGLIGEVAVLSDGRVSLRPGTLYGALDRLVDAGLVEVDREEVVNGRARRYYRLSPAGDATLAEETDRLRRNVEAATTRLRARARTGRSLTARTAGGLA
- a CDS encoding tyrosine-type recombinase/integrase, whose protein sequence is MTAVDADALVFTGDKGALLRSGNFGRAAKWTRTVEALGLPGFHFHDLRHTGNTLAAASGASTRELMQRMGHASMRAALIYQHATSERDREIASAMDQRIARQTRRKGGQSS
- the tig gene encoding trigger factor, giving the protein MKSTVETLSPTRVRLAIEVPFVELEPSLKKAYREIGQQVQVPGFRRGKVPSAVIDQRVGRGTVLNEAIQEAIPQNILAAVREHDLKTLGRPEVDITEFNDGDSLNFTAEVDVRPEITLPDPATIEVTVDEIQIADSEIDEQINSLRERFATLKTVERAAQEGDFVQIDLNATVDGEEVPGGSASNISHEVGSKQLLPGLDEALVGLAAGDSTTFTTQLVGGDYAGRDADVAVTVRTVKEKELPELNDDFAQMASEFDTIDELRGDLRERVTRGKQVEQIYAARDKALEQMVAAAEVPAPEGVVKEEVESRKAAMVDQLERIGASLEEYLAAEEKTEEQIDTELTEAATDGVKIQLLLDTLADAEDVQVSDDEFGHEIVHRAQRAGMAPQQYYDQLVRSGAAAAVFGDVRRGKALAAVMEKIKIKDSAGNEVSLDALRAQNEAEHDHQH
- a CDS encoding ATP-dependent Clp protease proteolytic subunit; this encodes MTDMHIPKKSLRVNEARGGDSIGNLDDSVYNRLLKERIIFLGSEVNDQVANRICAQLLLLAAEDPDRDIFLWINSPGGSVYSGMAIYDTMQYIDNDVSTVAMGMAASMGQLLLCAGTKGKRYALPHARIMMHQPSGGLGGTASDIAIQAEQMLYTKRMFQERVAFHTGQSQEQIEADSDRDRWFTAQEAMDYGFIDKVIIGAAQVPDGAGTLS